A window of Macrotis lagotis isolate mMagLag1 chromosome 1, bilby.v1.9.chrom.fasta, whole genome shotgun sequence genomic DNA:
CTGATTACACCATACTTGTTTAATCTGCCCGTGAGGTTCACAACAATTTTTCCTGCTCTATGATCATCAATGATCTCAAATTCACCAATGTAACCATGCTTCATCATCACAGTTAAGAACCGGACAATTACTTTAGAGCAAGGCTTAATGAGAACCTGGTGTTTTCCTCGCTTTTCTGCATTGTTGATGCTTTTGAGAGCATCTGCCAGGACATTCATGGTGGCGGCGCTGCAAGATGGCAGAAAGAGCAACactgatcttttttaaaaaaaattctgacttccaaattctctccctccagtCCCTTCCCCACTCCATTGAGGAGGCAAGCAATATGATGTcaagtatgtatatacatgtagtcatgcaaaatatatttctatattaaccatgttacaaaacaacaacaacaaagcaagaaaagcaaagtaagtgaaaaaaatatacttcaatctgcaatcaatgttcatcagttttctcttgtGGTAAATACccttttcatcatgagtcctttggaattgtcttggatcattgtatttattAGAATAGCTAGGTTTTTCCCAGTTGATTATTATTACAATATATAATGCTTTTCTTGTTCTGTACTCTTTACTTTTTGTCAGTTAATATACATCTCCCTAGTTCTTTCTTGAAACCTTTGggatcatcatttcttacagtagatcaatattccatcacaatcatactcCACAACTTGagcagtcatttttcagttgatgggctaaatttctaattctttaacaCTGCAAAAATAGCTAGTATAAATAATTTTGTGCATtgagatctttttcctttttatttgaactCTTTGGGATA
This region includes:
- the LOC141491143 gene encoding small ribosomal subunit protein uS8-like → MNVLADALKSINNAEKRGKHQVLIKPCSKVIVRFLTVMMKHGYIGEFEIIDDHRAGKIVVNLTGRLNKYGVISPRFDVQLKDLEKWQNNLLPSRQFGFIVLTTSAGIMDHEEARQKHTRG